The following proteins come from a genomic window of Terribacillus aidingensis:
- the rpsD gene encoding 30S ribosomal protein S4, whose amino-acid sequence MARYTGPLWKKSRRLGISLSGTGKELDKRPYPPGQHGPNQRRKQSEYGLQQAEKQKLRYMYNMNERQFRRAFEEAGKMKGIHGENFMTLLESRLDNLVFRLGLARTRRQARQIVGHGHITVDGKRVDIPSYRVKPGQVIGVREKSLKLDIIASSVEANNFVPDYLTFDANSLQGTYSRYPERSELPAEINEALIVEFYSR is encoded by the coding sequence ATCCCGTCGTCTTGGTATCTCCCTAAGCGGAACAGGTAAAGAGCTTGACAAACGCCCTTACCCACCAGGACAACACGGTCCAAACCAACGCAGAAAGCAATCCGAATACGGTTTGCAGCAAGCTGAGAAACAAAAACTTCGTTACATGTACAACATGAACGAACGCCAATTCCGTCGTGCATTCGAGGAAGCTGGTAAAATGAAAGGTATCCATGGTGAGAACTTCATGACACTTCTTGAGTCTCGTCTTGATAACCTTGTATTCCGTCTAGGCTTGGCTCGTACTCGCAGACAAGCTCGTCAGATCGTTGGCCACGGCCACATCACTGTAGACGGTAAACGCGTAGATATCCCATCTTACCGCGTAAAACCTGGTCAAGTTATCGGTGTTCGTGAGAAATCACTTAAACTTGATATCATCGCTAGTTCTGTTGAAGCGAATAACTTCGTACCAGATTACTTGACATTCGATGCAAACAGCTTGCAAGGAACTTACTCTCGTTACCCAGAGCGTTCTGAGCTTCCAGCTGAAATCAACGAAGCACTTATCGTAGAGTTCTACTCCCGTTAA
- a CDS encoding glucose 1-dehydrogenase, which translates to MSKVAIITGAGSGLGQATAVRLAEEGVNIAVVDVSEKGAGETVELVKQAGAEAIFIQADVSKEADVKNYVDKTVEHFGSIDYFFNNAGISGSGKYFLDSDVAEIERIVAINLLGALYGVRYVAEVMVKNGGGSIVNTSSSAGVIGQDSVVTYAATKHAIVGMTKSLVAEYAKDGLRVNAIAPGPTETKMVAEFYAANPKMKENATGGIPQKRLGTPEEVAELVTFLLTSKAQYINGEVIRIDGGFTNTK; encoded by the coding sequence ATGAGTAAAGTAGCAATCATTACAGGGGCAGGCAGCGGTTTAGGCCAAGCTACGGCTGTACGACTTGCGGAAGAAGGCGTGAACATTGCTGTGGTTGACGTAAGTGAAAAAGGTGCTGGCGAGACTGTTGAATTAGTGAAACAAGCTGGAGCAGAAGCAATCTTCATCCAAGCAGATGTTTCCAAAGAAGCAGATGTTAAGAATTATGTAGATAAAACTGTCGAGCATTTCGGTTCTATCGATTACTTCTTCAATAATGCCGGGATTTCAGGAAGCGGTAAATATTTCTTGGATTCTGATGTTGCAGAAATTGAACGCATCGTTGCGATCAATTTGCTAGGTGCACTTTATGGTGTCCGTTATGTAGCAGAAGTAATGGTGAAAAATGGCGGAGGTTCCATCGTTAATACATCATCCAGTGCTGGTGTAATCGGTCAGGACTCTGTTGTGACGTATGCAGCGACAAAACATGCGATAGTCGGTATGACCAAAAGCTTGGTTGCAGAATATGCGAAGGATGGTTTGCGTGTAAACGCAATAGCGCCAGGTCCTACAGAAACGAAGATGGTGGCAGAGTTTTATGCTGCCAATCCGAAAATGAAAGAAAATGCGACTGGCGGCATCCCGCAGAAACGTCTTGGAACACCGGAAGAAGTAGCAGAACTTGTTACATTCCTTCTTACTTCTAAAGCACAGTACATCAATGGGGAAGTTATCCGTATTGATGGCGGTTTTACGAATACGAAATAA